The Phoenix dactylifera cultivar Barhee BC4 chromosome 9, palm_55x_up_171113_PBpolish2nd_filt_p, whole genome shotgun sequence genome window below encodes:
- the LOC120112005 gene encoding flavonol 3-sulfotransferase-like, with protein MRLSEAFESFCEGVSLSGPIWDHILEYWRESLRRSEKVLFLKYEEMMAEPVGNVRRLAEFVGRPFSEEEEKDGVAEEIVQLCRFEKLSSSEVNKKGIYEAGEITLPHESFFRKRPGWRLDKSFES; from the coding sequence ATGCGTCTGAGCGAAGCCTTCGAGTCGTTTTGCGAGGGGGTCTCGTTGTCCGGGCCGATCTGGGATCATATCCTCGAGTACTGGAGGGAGAGCCTGAGGAGGTCCGAGAAGGTGCTGTTCTTGAAGTACGAGGAGATGATGGCCGAGCCGGTGGGGAACGTGAGAAGGCTTGCGGAATTCGTGGGGCGTCCCTtctcggaggaggaggagaaggatggGGTGGCGGAGGAGATTGTACAACTGTGCCGTTTTGAGAAGCTCAGCAGTTCGGAGGTGAATAAAAAAGGCATATACGAAGCAGGGGAGATAACTCTGCCGCATGAGTCGTTTTTCAGAAAACGGCCAGGTTGGAGATTGGACAAATCATTTGAGTCGTGA